The following coding sequences are from one Acipenser ruthenus chromosome 7, fAciRut3.2 maternal haplotype, whole genome shotgun sequence window:
- the LOC117414788 gene encoding glutathione S-transferase omega-1-like produces the protein MAASAKCLGKGSPAPGPVPEGMIRLYSMRFCPFAQRTRLFLEAKGVKFETININLKDKPDWFTEKNPIGLVPVLETPKGQVIYESPITCEYLDEVYAGKKLIPTDPYEKAKQKMLVEHFSKVIALYYKITMAKKNGEDTSVLEEEMKCKFTQFNEVLANQKSQFFGGDSVSMIDYMIWPWFERLEVVSLNKCLEHTHNLKSWVERMKEDPAVKATMSDLETYKGFYKLYLEGNPDAYDYGL, from the exons ATGGCTGCATCTGCAAAGTGCCTTGGCAAAG GAAGCCCTGCTCCTGGCCCAGTGCCTGAAGGGATGATTCGGCTCTACAGTATGAGGTTCTGTCCCTTTGCACAGCGAACACGTCTCTTCCTTGAAGCAAAAGGTGTCAA GTTTGAAACCATCAACATCAACCTGAAGGACAAGCCTGACTGGTTCACTGAGAAGAATCCCATTGGCCTGGTCCCTGTATTGGAGACGCCCAAGGGTCAGGTGATCTATGAGTCACCAATCACATGCGAGTATCTGGATGAGGTGTATGCGGGAAAGAAGCTAATTCCAACCGATCCCTATGAGAAGGCCAAACAGAAGATGCTGGTGGAGCATTTCTCCAAG GTAATTGCACTTTATTATAAGATCACCATGGCCAAGAAAAATGGTGAAGATACTTCTGTGCTAGAGGAGGAAATGAAGTGTAAATTCACCCAGTTCAACGAG GTCCTTGCCAACCAGAAGAGCCAGTTCTTTGGAGGAGATTCTGTGTCTATGATTGACTACATGATCTGGCCCTGGTTTGAGAGATTGGAAGTCGTCTCCTTGAACAA GTGTCTTGAGCACACCCACAATCTCAAGTCCTGGGTAGAGCGCATGAAGGAGGACCCTGCTGTAAAGGCAACCATGTCTGATCTTGAAACCTACAAGGGCTTTTATAAGCTCTATTTGGAAGGCAACCCAGACGCCTATGATTATGGGCTGTAA
- the LOC117415185 gene encoding inositol 1,4,5-trisphosphate receptor-interacting protein-like — protein MQGGIFRVCVVVAAALFFQKENTTLPEQEDDIILQMKDHEEKLQSEMIRLEQEVSKQDLEVPKAVEEEEEEEDNQGLDLWSTLSLIIFLMIEIWRQDFQDGSAQDSAPNSEEEDYLVIGNISQKTTLPDKVVLASFHDNCIRISGNDFWKMREFVEGFADDLLEALRSVCNRDADMEVEDCIGVGSMYENWRVNKPLLCDLIVPFAPPEPYCFQFQLWCCSGNDVPPDRQGCGRIKVVKANEDGSGCLCGKSNLGEDMLCLLHSKNETPRATDTTEDLLCSKNTPYLAKDQVMKWFQISITKAWNRISHKYDFELTFRNLDSPGALKVKFRSGKVIIFNITPVVQFEDTDAYFVSSFNSSSPPDVYWSLSLAVYEKNLLKSLAKKLPDNPCHLSCLQIVSFLHRKQSSLTGKSGLTNYHLKTALLHLLLSKAPSEWHPEHLEKRLRDIFQFLEKSLQEKKLYHALIGNKQVSKDILIPAQFQASEPLNLFRPLVLQGELYAKTVESFHEMLRNAPVLIQEYTTHFPNGLVPASSNTRV, from the coding sequence ATGCAGGGGGGGATCTTCCgggtgtgtgtggtggtggcGGCAGCCCTCTTCTTTCAGAAGGAAAACACCACCCTTCCTGAGCAGGAGGATGACATAATCCTTCAGATGAAGGACCACGAAGAGAAACTCCAATCCGAGATGATCCGTCTGGAACAAGAGGTTTCCAAGCAGGATCTGGAGGTGCCGAAggcagtggaggaggaggaggaggaggaggacaacCAAGGCTTGGACTTGTGGAGCACTCTGTCCTTGATCATTTTCCTGATGATTGAGATATGGAGGCAGGACTTCCAAGATGGTTCTGCTCAGGATTCTGCTCCCAATTCCGAGGAAGAGGACTACCTGGTCATTGGGAATATCTCTCAGAAAACCACACTCCCAGACAAAGTGGTCCTGGCAAGCTTCCATGATAACTGCATCCGTATCTCTGGCAATGACTTCTGGAAGATGCGGGAGTTTGTGGAAGGTTTTGCAGATGACCTTTTGGAAGCTTTGAGGAGCGTGTGCAACAGGGATGCTGATATGGAAGTGGAGGACTGCATTGGCGTTGGGAGCATGTACGAGAACTGGAGGGTGAACAAGCCTCTGCTCTGTGATCTGATTGTTCCCTTTGCTCCACCGGAGCCGTATTGTTTCCAGTTTCAGCTCTGGTGCTGCTCAGGAAATGATGTTCCTCCAGACAGACAGGGATGCGGGAGGATCAAAGTTGTAAAAGCCAACGAAGACGGTTCTGGTTGCCTGTGTGGAAAGAGCAACCTGGGGGAGGACATGCTGTGCCTCCTCCACAGCAAGAATGAGACGCCCAGGGCTACCGACACCACAGAGGACCTGCTGTGCTCCAAGAATACACCCTACTTAGCAAAAGACCAAGTCATGAAGTGGTTCCAGATCTCCATAACCAAAGCCTGGAATCGAATCTCCCACAAGTATGATTTTGAGCTCACGTTCCGCAACCTTGATTCGCCAGGAGCTCTGAAGGTGAAATTCAGGTCGGGGAAGGTCATTATCTTCAACATCACTCCAGTGGTTCAGTTTGAAGACACCGATGCCTATTTTGTGTCGAGTTTCAACAGCAGCAGCCCTCCAGATGTCTATTGGTCACTCTCCTTAGCCGTCTATGAGAAGAATTTGCTTAAATCCTTGGCCAAGAAGCTACCAGACAATCCCTGCCACCTCAGCTGCCTTCAGATCGTCTCTTTCCTGCACCGGAAACAGTCCAGTCTGACTGGAAAGAGCGGCCTCACCAACTATCATTTGAAAACAGCACTGCTGCACTTGCTGCTGAGCAAAGCCCCTTCAGAGTGGCATCCAGAGCACCTGGAGAAAAGGCTGCGTGACATCTTTCAATTCCTGGAGAAAAGCCTCCAGGAGAAGAAGCTCTACCACGCTTTAATTGGTAACAAACAAGTTTCGAAGGATATCCTCATTCCAGCACAATTCCAAGCTTCGGAACCACTCAACTTGTTCCGTCCACTGGTGCTACAGGGGGAACTGTATGCCAAGACAGTGGAATCCTTTCATGAAATGCTCAGAAATGCACCTGTCCTGATACAAGAGTATACCACGCACTTTCCAAATGGGCTTGTTCCTGCTTCATCGAACACGCGTGTATGA
- the LOC117414744 gene encoding calcium homeostasis modulator protein 3-like, whose amino-acid sequence MERFRMVFQFFQSNTESVANGICAMLTLASVKMYTIFDFNCPCLPKYNVLYGMGVMFIPPVVLFFVGIIVNKHSVMMLEEWTRPTGKRKKNPAIIKFMFTNLIQRAMVAPVVWILVTLLDGKCFICAFSVSVDPSRFNGLPNVTGLDITRVLAKVSCKEDIIFQNNTSRKAVSRYLRCWSQALGWSILLFLIILAVVARCLKPCFDHAAFLQTRYWSNYADLEQKLFDETCSTHAREFARKCVIQFFESMHEEMCQGMILPLDEEDDHLHGITSRKQVNELLQAWYRSKPDLDVTKIAQRQYRRARVRVTWEGDQNKGRQAFKPNGHSTHTDV is encoded by the exons ATGGAACGTTTTCGTATGGTGTTCCAGTTCTTCCAATCCAACACTGAATCCGTAGCGAACGGCATATGCGCTATGCTGACTCTGGCTAGCGTGAAGATGTACACCATCTTCGATTTCAACTGCCCTTGCCTTCCCAAGTACAACGTGCTGTACGGCATGGGGGTCATGTTCATCCCGCCAGTGGTGCTGTTCTTTGTCGGGATCATCGTCAACAAGCACTCGGTTATGATGCTGGAGGAGTGGACGAGACCCACTGGAAAGCGCAAAAAGAACCCAGCTATTATCAA GTTCATGTTCACAAACTTGATTCAAAGAGCCATGGTTGCCCCCGTGGTATGGATCTTAGTGACCCTGCTGGATGGAAAGTGCTTCATCTGTGCCTTCAGTGTCAGCGTGGACCCCAGCAGATTTAATGGCCTCCCAAATGTGACAGGCTTGGATATAACCCGTGTCCTGGCCAAAGTCTCCTGTAAGGAGGACATCATCTTCCAGAACAACACCTCCCGGAAAGCTGTGTCCCGGTACCTGCGCTGCTGGTCCCAG GCTCTGGGCTGGAGCATCCTCCTCTTTCTGATCATACTCGCGGTCGTGGCTCGCTGCCTCAAGCCCTGCTTCGACCACGCCGCCTTCCTGCAAACCCGCTACTGGAGCAACTACGCAGACCTCGAGCAGAAGCTCTTCGATGAGACCTGCAGCACACACGCCCGTGAATTCGCACGCAAGTGTGTCATCCAGTTCTTCGAGAGCATGCACGAGGAGATGTGTCAGGGCATGATACTGCCCCTCGATGAAGAGGATGACCACCTGCACGGCATTACGTCTCGCAAACAGGTCAACGAGCTGCTCCAAGCCTGGTACCGCTCCAAGCCTGACCTGGACGTCACCAAGATAGCCCAGCGGCAGTACCGCCGAGCTCGGGTCCGAGTCACCTGGGAGGGGGATCAGAACAAAGGCCGGCAAGCCTTCAAGCCAAACGGACACTCTACCCATACAGACGTCTAG
- the calhm1a gene encoding calcium homeostasis modulator protein 1 — protein MDKFRMVFQFLQSNQESFMNGICGIMALCSAQLYSAFDYTCPCLPEYNFSYAIGILALPPFLLFLLGFVMNNNVSMLAEEWKRPVGKRRKDPAVLRYMLCSMTQRSMIAPIVWISVTLLDGKCFVCAFSISVPLEKFGNVSDHGLSEIDMLRLLAKIPCKEIFDGHAVVSRDVAVRYLRCISQAFGWAFLLVTTILAFLVRAIRPCFTQAVFLKTKYWSHYIDIERKLFDETCTEHAKSFAKVCIQQYFEGISGEIRHIHQQHRPRHNSKDSDEDRKDEIEKLRGVTDQEDMNKVLKNWHNCKPPLNIGKTVYQNGHGCTKHNNLNNNSAQPRKEVVAYYSKV, from the exons ATGGATAAATTTCGTAtggtttttcagtttttgcagtCCAACCAGGAATCATTTATGAATGGCATCTGCGGGATTATGGCGCTGTGCAGCGCGCAACTCTACTCGGCTTTTGATTACACCTGCCCTTGTTTACCAGAGTACAATTTCTCTTACGCGATTGGGATTCTCGCGCTGCCCCCGTTCTTGCTGTTCCTGCTGGGCTTCGTCATGAACAACAACGTGTCCATGCTGGCAGAGGAGTGGAAGCGGCCAGTTGGGAAGCGCAGAAAGGACCCGGCGGTACTCCGTTACATGCTCTGCTCTATGACACAGCGGTCCATGATCGCCCCGATTGTTTGGATTTCGGTTACGTTGCTGGACGGGAAATGCTTCGTCTGTGCCTTCAGCATCAGTGTGCCGCTGGAGAAATTCGGCAACGTCAGCGACCACGGGCTCTCCGAGATTGATATGCTAAGGCTGCTTGCCAAAATCCCCTGCAAGGAAATCTTTGATGGGCATGCGGTGGTCTCCAGGGATGTTGCAGTGAGATACCTGCGCTGCATCTCTCAG GCTTTTGGCTGGGCTTTTCTGCTGGTGACGACCATACTGGCTTTCCTGGTGAGGGCAATCCGTCCCTGCTTCACCCAGGCTGTCTTCCTGAAAACCAAGTACTGGTCGCACTACATCGACATTGAACGCAAACTCTTCGACGAGACCTGCACGGAGCACGCAAAGAGCTTCGCTAAGGTGTGCATCCAGCAGTACTTCGAGGGCATCAGCGGGGAGATACGCCACATCCACCAACAGCACAGGCCCCGGCACAACAGCAAGGATTCGGATGAGGATCGCAAGGATGAGATCGAGAAGCTGCGGGGGGTCACTGACCAGGAGGACATGAACAAGGTGCTCAAGAACTGGCACAACTGCAAACCACCTCTCAACATAGGCAAGACGGTGTATCAGAACGGTCATGGGTGCACTAAGCACAATAACCTGAACAACAATTCAGCTCAACCCAGGAAAGAAGTCGTGGCCTACTACAGTAAGGTTTGa